A stretch of Manis javanica isolate MJ-LG chromosome 1, MJ_LKY, whole genome shotgun sequence DNA encodes these proteins:
- the LOC108394675 gene encoding uncharacterized protein isoform X1, whose protein sequence is MRAGQGLSPEPGRGQGALRPRMLVGWRRAAEGRGLQSGATPPLLRCPALERACSPTAPLPAGPTSLALPLSSDDSDTRWALVTASPAPAASQCRPALTSSSGRRPPPPRTDTGPHGRCCHRTPGWGPSEDAPAGSWLRDRTACSTVPEDNSPLLPQMQRRRRLGCCFSRLFTMSRRPEPSSSAPAPLVDSASSGPRNLAQNDGGNPDSGTPLWSLLKFPERFL, encoded by the exons ATGCGCGCTGGGCAGGGGTTGAGCCCAGAACCAGGGCGGGGACAGGGAGCCCTCAGGCCCAGGATGCTCGTGGGCTGGAGGAGGGCGGCTGAGGGGAGGGGCCTTCAGAGCGGAGCGACCCCTCCCCTGCTTAGGTGCCCCGCCCTCGAAAGGGCGTGTTCCCCGACGGCTCCTCTTCCTGCAGGTCCCACCTCGCTCGCACTTCCGCTTTCCTCCGACGACTCGGACACCCGCTGGGCCCTCGTCACCGCCTCCCCAGCGCCCGCTGCCAGCCAGTGCCGCCCGGCGCTCACCTCGTCCTCCGGACGCCGCCCGCCACCGCCCCGCACCGACACTGGGCCCCACGGACGCTGCTGCCATCGCACGCCCGGATGGG GACCCAGTGAGGATGCACCTGCAGGGTCTTGGCTCCGGGACAGGACAGCGTGCAGCACGGTCCCCGAGGATAACTCCCCCTTGCTGCCCCAAATGCAGAGGCGGCGgcggctgggctgctgcttctccAGGCTGTTTACCATGAGCCGTAGACCAGAGCCTTCCTCTTCTGCACCAGCCCCGCTGGTGGACTCTGCTTCCTCAG GACCCAGGAACCTGGCTCAAAATGATGGGGGAAATCCAG
- the LOC108394675 gene encoding uncharacterized protein isoform X3, whose product MRAGQGLSPEPGRGQGALRPRMLVGWRRAAEGRGLQSGATPPLLRCPALERACSPTAPLPAGPTSLALPLSSDDSDTRWALVTASPAPAASQCRPALTSSSGRRPPPPRTDTGPHGRCCHRTPGWGPSEDAPAGSWLRDRTACSTVPEDNSPLLPQMQRRRRLGCCFSRLFTMSRRPEPSSSAPAPLVDSASSGPRNLAQNDGGNPGICSGYIQRRALQ is encoded by the exons ATGCGCGCTGGGCAGGGGTTGAGCCCAGAACCAGGGCGGGGACAGGGAGCCCTCAGGCCCAGGATGCTCGTGGGCTGGAGGAGGGCGGCTGAGGGGAGGGGCCTTCAGAGCGGAGCGACCCCTCCCCTGCTTAGGTGCCCCGCCCTCGAAAGGGCGTGTTCCCCGACGGCTCCTCTTCCTGCAGGTCCCACCTCGCTCGCACTTCCGCTTTCCTCCGACGACTCGGACACCCGCTGGGCCCTCGTCACCGCCTCCCCAGCGCCCGCTGCCAGCCAGTGCCGCCCGGCGCTCACCTCGTCCTCCGGACGCCGCCCGCCACCGCCCCGCACCGACACTGGGCCCCACGGACGCTGCTGCCATCGCACGCCCGGATGGG GACCCAGTGAGGATGCACCTGCAGGGTCTTGGCTCCGGGACAGGACAGCGTGCAGCACGGTCCCCGAGGATAACTCCCCCTTGCTGCCCCAAATGCAGAGGCGGCGgcggctgggctgctgcttctccAGGCTGTTTACCATGAGCCGTAGACCAGAGCCTTCCTCTTCTGCACCAGCCCCGCTGGTGGACTCTGCTTCCTCAG GACCCAGGAACCTGGCTCAAAATGATGGGGGAAATCCAG
- the LOC108394675 gene encoding uncharacterized protein isoform X6 yields MRAGQGLSPEPGRGQGALRPRMLVGWRRAAEGRGLQSGATPPLLRCPALERACSPTAPLPAGPTSLALPLSSDDSDTRWALVTASPAPAASQCRPALTSSSGRRPPPPRTDTGPHGRCCHRTPGWGPSEDAPAGSWLRDRTACSTVPEDNSPLLPQMQRRRRLGCCFSRLFTMSRRPEPSSSAPAPLVDSASSGKISSAF; encoded by the exons ATGCGCGCTGGGCAGGGGTTGAGCCCAGAACCAGGGCGGGGACAGGGAGCCCTCAGGCCCAGGATGCTCGTGGGCTGGAGGAGGGCGGCTGAGGGGAGGGGCCTTCAGAGCGGAGCGACCCCTCCCCTGCTTAGGTGCCCCGCCCTCGAAAGGGCGTGTTCCCCGACGGCTCCTCTTCCTGCAGGTCCCACCTCGCTCGCACTTCCGCTTTCCTCCGACGACTCGGACACCCGCTGGGCCCTCGTCACCGCCTCCCCAGCGCCCGCTGCCAGCCAGTGCCGCCCGGCGCTCACCTCGTCCTCCGGACGCCGCCCGCCACCGCCCCGCACCGACACTGGGCCCCACGGACGCTGCTGCCATCGCACGCCCGGATGGG GACCCAGTGAGGATGCACCTGCAGGGTCTTGGCTCCGGGACAGGACAGCGTGCAGCACGGTCCCCGAGGATAACTCCCCCTTGCTGCCCCAAATGCAGAGGCGGCGgcggctgggctgctgcttctccAGGCTGTTTACCATGAGCCGTAGACCAGAGCCTTCCTCTTCTGCACCAGCCCCGCTGGTGGACTCTGCTTCCTCAG GAAAAATATCATCAGCATTTTAG
- the LOC108394675 gene encoding uncharacterized protein isoform X2, giving the protein MRAGQGLSPEPGRGQGALRPRMLVGWRRAAEGRGLQSGATPPLLRCPALERACSPTAPLPAGPTSLALPLSSDDSDTRWALVTASPAPAASQCRPALTSSSGRRPPPPRTDTGPHGRCCHRTPGWGPSEDAPAGSWLRDRTACSTVPEDNSPLLPQMQRRRRLGCCFSRLFTMSRRPEPSSSAPAPLVDSASSGPRNLAQNDGGNPGEQTLKYTYIIILVAS; this is encoded by the exons ATGCGCGCTGGGCAGGGGTTGAGCCCAGAACCAGGGCGGGGACAGGGAGCCCTCAGGCCCAGGATGCTCGTGGGCTGGAGGAGGGCGGCTGAGGGGAGGGGCCTTCAGAGCGGAGCGACCCCTCCCCTGCTTAGGTGCCCCGCCCTCGAAAGGGCGTGTTCCCCGACGGCTCCTCTTCCTGCAGGTCCCACCTCGCTCGCACTTCCGCTTTCCTCCGACGACTCGGACACCCGCTGGGCCCTCGTCACCGCCTCCCCAGCGCCCGCTGCCAGCCAGTGCCGCCCGGCGCTCACCTCGTCCTCCGGACGCCGCCCGCCACCGCCCCGCACCGACACTGGGCCCCACGGACGCTGCTGCCATCGCACGCCCGGATGGG GACCCAGTGAGGATGCACCTGCAGGGTCTTGGCTCCGGGACAGGACAGCGTGCAGCACGGTCCCCGAGGATAACTCCCCCTTGCTGCCCCAAATGCAGAGGCGGCGgcggctgggctgctgcttctccAGGCTGTTTACCATGAGCCGTAGACCAGAGCCTTCCTCTTCTGCACCAGCCCCGCTGGTGGACTCTGCTTCCTCAG GACCCAGGAACCTGGCTCAAAATGATGGGGGAAATCCAGGTGAGCAGACCCTTAAGTatacttatattattattttggttgCAAGCTAG
- the LOC108394675 gene encoding uncharacterized protein isoform X5: MRAGQGLSPEPGRGQGALRPRMLVGWRRAAEGRGLQSGATPPLLRCPALERACSPTAPLPAGPTSLALPLSSDDSDTRWALVTASPAPAASQCRPALTSSSGRRPPPPRTDTGPHGRCCHRTPGWGPSEDAPAGSWLRDRTACSTVPEDNSPLLPQMQRRRRLGCCFSRLFTMSRRPEPSSSAPAPLVDSASSDSGTPLWSLLKFPERFL, from the exons ATGCGCGCTGGGCAGGGGTTGAGCCCAGAACCAGGGCGGGGACAGGGAGCCCTCAGGCCCAGGATGCTCGTGGGCTGGAGGAGGGCGGCTGAGGGGAGGGGCCTTCAGAGCGGAGCGACCCCTCCCCTGCTTAGGTGCCCCGCCCTCGAAAGGGCGTGTTCCCCGACGGCTCCTCTTCCTGCAGGTCCCACCTCGCTCGCACTTCCGCTTTCCTCCGACGACTCGGACACCCGCTGGGCCCTCGTCACCGCCTCCCCAGCGCCCGCTGCCAGCCAGTGCCGCCCGGCGCTCACCTCGTCCTCCGGACGCCGCCCGCCACCGCCCCGCACCGACACTGGGCCCCACGGACGCTGCTGCCATCGCACGCCCGGATGGG GACCCAGTGAGGATGCACCTGCAGGGTCTTGGCTCCGGGACAGGACAGCGTGCAGCACGGTCCCCGAGGATAACTCCCCCTTGCTGCCCCAAATGCAGAGGCGGCGgcggctgggctgctgcttctccAGGCTGTTTACCATGAGCCGTAGACCAGAGCCTTCCTCTTCTGCACCAGCCCCGCTGGTGGACTCTGCTTCCTCAG
- the LOC108394675 gene encoding uncharacterized protein isoform X4: MRAGQGLSPEPGRGQGALRPRMLVGWRRAAEGRGLQSGATPPLLRCPALERACSPTAPLPAGPTSLALPLSSDDSDTRWALVTASPAPAASQCRPALTSSSGRRPPPPRTDTGPHGRCCHRTPGWGPSEDAPAGSWLRDRTACSTVPEDNSPLLPQMQRRRRLGCCFSRLFTMSRRPEPSSSAPAPLVDSASSDEKTGARRKDLPWPMSYSSL; the protein is encoded by the exons ATGCGCGCTGGGCAGGGGTTGAGCCCAGAACCAGGGCGGGGACAGGGAGCCCTCAGGCCCAGGATGCTCGTGGGCTGGAGGAGGGCGGCTGAGGGGAGGGGCCTTCAGAGCGGAGCGACCCCTCCCCTGCTTAGGTGCCCCGCCCTCGAAAGGGCGTGTTCCCCGACGGCTCCTCTTCCTGCAGGTCCCACCTCGCTCGCACTTCCGCTTTCCTCCGACGACTCGGACACCCGCTGGGCCCTCGTCACCGCCTCCCCAGCGCCCGCTGCCAGCCAGTGCCGCCCGGCGCTCACCTCGTCCTCCGGACGCCGCCCGCCACCGCCCCGCACCGACACTGGGCCCCACGGACGCTGCTGCCATCGCACGCCCGGATGGG GACCCAGTGAGGATGCACCTGCAGGGTCTTGGCTCCGGGACAGGACAGCGTGCAGCACGGTCCCCGAGGATAACTCCCCCTTGCTGCCCCAAATGCAGAGGCGGCGgcggctgggctgctgcttctccAGGCTGTTTACCATGAGCCGTAGACCAGAGCCTTCCTCTTCTGCACCAGCCCCGCTGGTGGACTCTGCTTCCTCAG
- the LOC108394675 gene encoding uncharacterized protein isoform X7, which produces MRAGQGLSPEPGRGQGALRPRMLVGWRRAAEGRGLQSGATPPLLRCPALERACSPTAPLPAGPTSLALPLSSDDSDTRWALVTASPAPAASQCRPALTSSSGRRPPPPRTDTGPHGRCCHRTPGWGPSEDAPAGSWLRDRTACSTVPEDNSPLLPQMQRRRRLGCCFSRLFTMSRRPEPSSSAPAPLVDSASSGLTSWG; this is translated from the exons ATGCGCGCTGGGCAGGGGTTGAGCCCAGAACCAGGGCGGGGACAGGGAGCCCTCAGGCCCAGGATGCTCGTGGGCTGGAGGAGGGCGGCTGAGGGGAGGGGCCTTCAGAGCGGAGCGACCCCTCCCCTGCTTAGGTGCCCCGCCCTCGAAAGGGCGTGTTCCCCGACGGCTCCTCTTCCTGCAGGTCCCACCTCGCTCGCACTTCCGCTTTCCTCCGACGACTCGGACACCCGCTGGGCCCTCGTCACCGCCTCCCCAGCGCCCGCTGCCAGCCAGTGCCGCCCGGCGCTCACCTCGTCCTCCGGACGCCGCCCGCCACCGCCCCGCACCGACACTGGGCCCCACGGACGCTGCTGCCATCGCACGCCCGGATGGG GACCCAGTGAGGATGCACCTGCAGGGTCTTGGCTCCGGGACAGGACAGCGTGCAGCACGGTCCCCGAGGATAACTCCCCCTTGCTGCCCCAAATGCAGAGGCGGCGgcggctgggctgctgcttctccAGGCTGTTTACCATGAGCCGTAGACCAGAGCCTTCCTCTTCTGCACCAGCCCCGCTGGTGGACTCTGCTTCCTCAG